A DNA window from Thermococcus sp. 4557 contains the following coding sequences:
- a CDS encoding CGP-CTERM-anchored Cys-rich protein yields the protein MKRLAALIILLMFTLTPVVKACMSPADTYAVEVVLNKQGIVYKPYPQFHALHNALIENGTFIFRSHYDRRLYVMLWNGSDGPHLRVQIPVEWKAVDVSRASLNLSLLLTEETLERLRTDGWNVTDNTTFERNGVRISLTPVTGKECTSDADCATGGCSGEVCAPEKEAREIVTPCVYRPWYDCLSLTSCGCVGGICTWKPSPAFESCLREHGVDPSKVIQAGYFELEVEAVNRSDGEVNAAVKDFLSAFGISCDVPLTLVKTSVTRLSPSLDPSEVSASKALKAELDWLIETGALRMDESDVEGVLRAAEWGNAGHNSHIGWYETENGTSAWVPYDESLNPLLVRCFTREVPAYELPNGTAYVGPTLTKPPSGDSATTSVSAEGEVCGPGIVALLALLAAFSRRR from the coding sequence ATGAAGAGGCTCGCGGCGCTTATAATCCTCCTCATGTTCACCCTGACACCGGTTGTTAAGGCCTGCATGAGTCCCGCCGACACGTACGCCGTCGAGGTGGTGCTGAACAAGCAGGGGATAGTTTACAAGCCGTATCCACAATTCCATGCCCTTCACAACGCGCTGATTGAGAACGGCACCTTCATCTTCCGCTCCCACTACGATAGGAGGCTCTACGTCATGCTCTGGAACGGGAGCGACGGCCCCCACCTCAGGGTTCAGATACCGGTCGAGTGGAAGGCCGTGGACGTTTCGAGGGCCTCGTTAAACCTCTCCCTTCTCCTCACGGAGGAGACCCTCGAGAGGCTAAGGACCGACGGCTGGAACGTCACGGATAACACGACCTTCGAGAGGAACGGAGTTAGAATAAGCTTGACCCCGGTTACGGGAAAGGAGTGCACCTCCGACGCCGACTGCGCCACAGGCGGTTGTTCAGGCGAGGTCTGCGCCCCGGAGAAGGAGGCCCGGGAGATTGTGACGCCCTGCGTTTACAGGCCGTGGTATGACTGCCTCTCGCTGACGAGTTGCGGCTGTGTGGGCGGCATCTGCACATGGAAGCCGAGCCCTGCCTTTGAGTCCTGCCTTAGGGAGCACGGGGTTGATCCGTCCAAGGTGATCCAGGCGGGGTACTTCGAGCTCGAGGTTGAGGCTGTGAACAGGTCCGATGGCGAGGTGAACGCGGCGGTCAAGGACTTTCTCAGCGCCTTCGGCATCTCCTGCGACGTCCCCCTGACTCTGGTCAAGACCTCCGTAACCCGGCTTTCCCCTTCGCTGGATCCCTCGGAGGTCAGCGCCTCCAAAGCCCTAAAAGCCGAGCTCGATTGGCTGATTGAGACCGGTGCCCTCAGGATGGACGAATCGGACGTTGAGGGCGTTCTCCGGGCTGCGGAGTGGGGGAACGCGGGGCACAACTCCCACATAGGCTGGTACGAGACGGAGAACGGCACCTCTGCATGGGTACCCTACGATGAGAGCCTCAACCCCCTCCTCGTCAGGTGCTTCACCAGAGAGGTTCCCGCGTACGAGCTCCCGAACGGGACGGCCTACGTCGGGCCGACACTAACTAAGCCTCCTTCGGGGGATTCTGCCACAACGTCCGTTTCGGCTGAAGGGGAGGTATGCGGGCCGGGGATAGTGGCCCTGCTGGCGTTGCTGGCTGCCTTCTCGAGGAGGAGATGA
- a CDS encoding ornithine aminotransferase: protein MVVRPNVKELPGPKAKEVIEKNFEALAVTTQDPETLPIVIDHGDGILVYDVDGNTFYDFGSGVGVLNVGHAHPRVVEAVKRQAEKFTHFALNDFFYENAVILAQKLAELAPGDFPKKVVYQNSGAEANEAMMKLVKYGTGRKRFIAFYHAFHGRSQAVLSLTASKWVQQDRFFPTMPGVEHIPYPNPYRNPWHIDGYAEPDELVNRVIEFIEEYVFRHVPPHEVGAIVFEPIQGEGGYVVPPKNFFKELKKLADNYGILLADDEVQMGVGRTGKFWAIEHFDVAPDTIQFGKAIGGGIPLAGVVHRADIAFDKPGRHASTFGGNPVAIAAGIEVVEIVKELLPHVQEVGDYLHKRLEELLEKYEVIGDARGLGLAQAVEIVKSKDTKEKNPELRDRIVKEAVKRGLILLGCGDNSIRFIPPLTISKEEIDVAMEIFEEALKAALQ from the coding sequence ATGGTGGTTAGACCGAACGTTAAAGAACTCCCCGGACCCAAGGCCAAGGAGGTTATTGAGAAGAACTTTGAGGCCCTCGCAGTTACCACGCAGGACCCGGAGACCCTCCCGATAGTCATCGACCACGGAGATGGAATCCTCGTCTACGACGTTGATGGAAACACCTTCTACGACTTCGGAAGCGGTGTCGGCGTTCTCAACGTTGGCCACGCCCACCCGAGGGTCGTCGAGGCCGTTAAGAGGCAGGCCGAGAAGTTCACCCACTTCGCTCTGAACGACTTCTTCTACGAGAACGCCGTCATACTCGCCCAGAAGCTCGCCGAACTCGCTCCCGGCGACTTCCCGAAGAAGGTGGTTTACCAGAACAGCGGTGCCGAGGCCAACGAGGCCATGATGAAGCTCGTCAAGTACGGCACCGGAAGGAAGAGGTTCATCGCCTTCTACCACGCCTTCCACGGCAGGAGCCAGGCCGTTCTCAGCCTTACCGCCAGCAAGTGGGTTCAGCAGGACAGGTTCTTCCCGACCATGCCTGGAGTCGAGCACATACCCTACCCGAACCCCTACAGGAACCCCTGGCACATAGACGGTTACGCCGAGCCGGACGAGCTCGTCAACCGCGTTATTGAGTTCATCGAGGAGTACGTCTTCAGGCACGTCCCGCCCCACGAGGTCGGAGCCATAGTCTTCGAGCCGATACAGGGTGAGGGCGGCTACGTCGTCCCGCCGAAGAACTTCTTCAAGGAGCTCAAGAAGCTCGCCGACAACTACGGAATCCTCTTAGCGGACGACGAGGTTCAGATGGGCGTCGGAAGGACCGGAAAGTTCTGGGCCATCGAGCACTTCGACGTTGCACCGGACACCATCCAGTTCGGTAAGGCCATAGGCGGCGGAATCCCCTTAGCGGGTGTCGTCCACAGGGCCGACATAGCCTTCGACAAGCCGGGCAGGCACGCCTCGACCTTCGGCGGCAACCCGGTTGCGATAGCTGCAGGAATAGAGGTCGTCGAGATAGTCAAGGAGCTCCTCCCGCACGTCCAGGAGGTCGGTGACTACCTCCACAAGCGCCTCGAGGAGCTTCTCGAGAAGTACGAGGTCATCGGAGACGCCAGAGGTCTCGGTCTCGCCCAGGCGGTCGAGATCGTCAAGAGCAAGGACACCAAGGAGAAGAACCCAGAGCTGAGGGACAGGATCGTCAAGGAGGCCGTCAAGCGCGGACTCATCCTCCTCGGCTGCGGCGACAACAGCATAAGGTTCATACCGCCGCTGACCATAAGCAAGGAAGAGATAGACGTCGCTATGGAGATATTCGAGGAGGCCCTCAAGGCCGCTCTCCAGTGA
- a CDS encoding metal-dependent hydrolase, giving the protein MPNYDVHVLSGVVSYPVIVAAAGLAAAHGAPLALTTMALVLGYAFYVLGSDLPDMDHPNALIHRGTKPIVSVVVGGAVYVNTAGSINVGEPWLNTTIEWGIAVLAAVIAWFAFTWMMPKHRGIVHSFLFAAVYGGLAFVLVEYGLNMTTGEGLYVGFAAFSGYVLHLLLDGELSLL; this is encoded by the coding sequence ATGCCCAACTACGACGTTCACGTGCTCAGCGGGGTAGTCAGCTATCCGGTCATCGTCGCAGCGGCGGGACTCGCGGCCGCCCACGGCGCTCCCCTCGCCCTCACAACGATGGCCCTGGTGCTGGGCTACGCTTTCTACGTCCTGGGGAGCGACCTGCCGGACATGGACCATCCAAACGCCCTGATCCACCGCGGGACGAAGCCGATAGTCAGCGTGGTGGTCGGGGGGGCGGTCTACGTCAACACCGCGGGGTCGATAAACGTCGGGGAGCCCTGGCTCAACACGACCATTGAATGGGGCATAGCGGTTCTTGCCGCCGTGATAGCGTGGTTCGCCTTCACGTGGATGATGCCGAAGCACAGGGGGATAGTTCACTCCTTCCTCTTCGCGGCAGTCTACGGGGGCCTGGCGTTCGTTCTGGTGGAGTACGGCCTCAACATGACGACGGGGGAGGGACTCTACGTCGGCTTCGCTGCATTCAGCGGCTATGTCCTCCACCTGCTCCTCGACGGAGAGCTATCACTACTGTAG
- a CDS encoding SagB/ThcOx family dehydrogenase: MDVKRVSYLVIALVVVSSVLLFVKPYVIWREGGERISGEVVVLPEPRLTGEMSVEAAIAKRRSIRSYRNEPLTLEQLSQLLWAAQGITDPRKYRSAPSAGATYPFEVYVVVGNVEGLEGGIYRYDPFNHTLILVRKGDWRRALQKAALDQSWVGRAAVDIVLVAYYSRTTSYYGERGVRYVHMEAGHIGQNIYLQATALNLGTVAVGAFYDDQVAEIVGAGGVPLYIFPVGVPGD, encoded by the coding sequence ATGGACGTCAAGCGAGTTTCGTACCTGGTTATCGCCTTGGTCGTGGTTTCCTCGGTTCTTCTTTTCGTCAAGCCCTACGTTATTTGGAGGGAGGGGGGTGAGAGAATCTCCGGTGAGGTTGTTGTTCTTCCCGAGCCGAGACTGACTGGGGAGATGAGCGTTGAGGCGGCCATAGCAAAGCGGAGGAGCATCCGCTCGTACAGGAACGAGCCCCTAACCCTCGAGCAGCTTTCCCAGCTCCTGTGGGCGGCGCAGGGAATAACGGACCCGAGGAAGTACCGCTCGGCCCCGAGTGCCGGGGCGACCTATCCCTTCGAGGTTTACGTCGTGGTCGGAAACGTTGAAGGGCTCGAAGGGGGAATCTACCGCTACGACCCCTTCAACCACACGCTGATCCTGGTGAGGAAGGGGGACTGGAGGAGGGCCCTCCAGAAGGCCGCGCTGGACCAGTCGTGGGTTGGGAGGGCGGCGGTGGACATCGTCCTGGTGGCGTACTACTCCAGGACGACCTCCTACTACGGTGAACGGGGAGTCAGGTACGTCCACATGGAGGCCGGGCACATAGGCCAGAACATCTACCTCCAGGCGACCGCTCTGAACCTCGGAACCGTAGCTGTTGGGGCATTCTACGATGACCAGGTTGCCGAGATAGTAGGCGCCGGGGGCGTTCCGCTGTACATATTCCCGGTGGGTGTTCCCGGTGATTAG
- a CDS encoding AAA family ATPase, translating to MEAGGLKLYPYQSYEVYGLSRNPFEQLASEGISDVESIHVYQEIDMRLQMIISEVIGNKSSIAMSIVGPLGMGKTQRLKTIAKAIEENRGKAIYVKVDTNDILKLTRDIFYALKPPKSRTNIFLENLSRKLGFIDRLEKMLSDRDEYKSRDIAELLTEQMGKYPYCALLLDELENMGSASEREKIQFFEMLRHFISNMPQGCIVAFACVPEAYEEYTKIFPAFFMRLHYEFKLRPMSIDEAYELVKKRLNRVRIRDTDDPIYPFTEEAIKLIHQLGKGNPRQILRLLHYVLSEASKHKFDPIDDYVVTTILEEPKSLEEYLTRIPKEYKDLVEAIVYEFNGGPVSYIQVAKAVKRPGIQVYDQLNELIRLGFLVGDPKGNYKVPEYVRKFLEEGQAEKGEE from the coding sequence ATGGAAGCCGGTGGCCTTAAGCTTTATCCCTACCAGTCATACGAAGTTTACGGCCTTTCTCGGAACCCCTTCGAGCAGCTCGCAAGCGAGGGAATAAGCGACGTCGAGAGCATTCACGTCTATCAGGAGATAGACATGCGCCTCCAGATGATAATCTCCGAGGTTATCGGAAACAAGAGCTCGATAGCCATGAGCATCGTCGGCCCCCTCGGAATGGGCAAGACCCAGAGACTCAAAACAATAGCCAAGGCCATAGAGGAGAACCGCGGGAAGGCCATATACGTCAAGGTTGACACGAACGACATCCTCAAGCTCACGCGCGACATCTTCTACGCCCTCAAGCCGCCAAAGAGCAGGACGAACATATTCCTCGAGAACCTCTCAAGGAAGCTCGGTTTCATAGACAGGCTCGAGAAGATGCTGAGCGACAGGGACGAGTACAAGAGCAGAGACATAGCCGAGCTTCTGACCGAGCAGATGGGGAAATACCCCTACTGCGCCCTCCTCCTGGACGAGCTTGAGAACATGGGGAGCGCGAGCGAGAGGGAGAAGATACAGTTCTTCGAGATGCTCAGGCACTTCATCAGCAACATGCCCCAGGGCTGCATCGTCGCATTCGCCTGTGTACCGGAGGCCTACGAGGAGTACACCAAGATTTTCCCGGCCTTCTTCATGCGCCTCCACTACGAGTTCAAGCTCCGCCCGATGAGTATAGACGAAGCCTACGAGCTCGTCAAGAAGAGGCTCAACAGGGTTAGGATAAGGGACACGGATGACCCAATCTACCCCTTCACGGAGGAGGCCATAAAGCTGATACACCAGCTCGGAAAGGGCAATCCCAGGCAGATTCTCCGCCTGCTCCACTACGTTCTCAGCGAGGCCTCAAAGCACAAGTTCGACCCCATAGACGACTACGTGGTGACCACCATACTCGAGGAGCCAAAGAGCCTCGAGGAGTACCTCACGAGGATTCCAAAGGAGTACAAGGACCTCGTTGAGGCCATAGTCTATGAGTTCAACGGCGGACCGGTGAGCTACATCCAGGTGGCCAAGGCAGTCAAGAGGCCCGGAATACAGGTTTACGACCAGCTCAACGAGCTCATAAGGCTCGGATTCCTGGTCGGAGACCCCAAGGGCAACTACAAGGTTCCGGAGTACGTGAGGAAGTTCCTGGAGGAGGGGCAGGCAGAGAAAGGGGAAGAGTGA
- a CDS encoding THUMP domain-containing protein, producing the protein MTILLVTTPQGREGDGILELEWALGKVRVRGTDWKGVLLAETPLSKGEALERLRNFETQAIQRVVPLDLIVPARREEIEKAVMELAERIDGTFAVRAKVRGNKGLSARELEIGLGSLVVERFGLGVNLSDPDYTLVVEVLGKKAGIGLVRRGELLRFEVVE; encoded by the coding sequence ATGACGATTCTTCTCGTTACGACCCCACAGGGACGTGAGGGCGATGGGATACTTGAACTGGAGTGGGCGCTGGGGAAGGTTCGGGTCCGGGGAACGGACTGGAAGGGCGTTCTCCTGGCCGAAACACCCCTGTCGAAGGGCGAAGCCCTTGAACGGCTGAGGAACTTTGAGACGCAGGCTATACAGAGGGTCGTCCCCCTCGACCTCATTGTTCCGGCCAGGAGGGAGGAGATAGAGAAAGCTGTCATGGAACTCGCCGAGAGAATAGACGGAACCTTCGCGGTGCGCGCCAAGGTTCGGGGGAATAAGGGGCTCTCAGCGAGGGAGCTTGAGATCGGCCTCGGCTCCCTGGTGGTCGAGCGCTTCGGCCTCGGGGTGAACCTGAGCGACCCGGATTACACCCTCGTGGTTGAGGTCCTCGGGAAGAAGGCCGGCATCGGGCTGGTGAGGAGGGGCGAGCTCCTCCGCTTCGAGGTGGTCGAGTGA
- a CDS encoding 4Fe-4S dicluster domain-containing protein, giving the protein MVNKMMFVLLKQLVKKPATNPFPVKHAPANVTALIEKVQKGEVQINPPVPVPEGFRGKLVYDPERCIGCRLCIMVCPADAMEWIPELKKIRHYVSRCMFCALCVDVCPGKKFPGEEKAVKALSMSEEFLLADYDKYSDNLIEEPPEAKEMLKKEAEGTAQVEEKA; this is encoded by the coding sequence ATGGTAAACAAGATGATGTTCGTCCTCCTCAAGCAGCTCGTCAAGAAGCCGGCCACAAATCCCTTCCCGGTCAAGCACGCGCCAGCGAACGTCACGGCTTTAATAGAGAAGGTCCAGAAGGGAGAGGTCCAGATAAACCCGCCCGTCCCGGTTCCCGAAGGGTTCAGGGGAAAGCTCGTCTACGACCCGGAGAGGTGCATAGGGTGCAGGCTCTGCATAATGGTCTGCCCGGCGGATGCCATGGAATGGATACCCGAGCTCAAGAAGATACGGCACTACGTCTCGCGCTGCATGTTCTGCGCCCTCTGCGTTGACGTGTGTCCGGGAAAGAAGTTCCCGGGCGAGGAAAAGGCTGTGAAGGCCCTCAGCATGAGCGAGGAGTTCCTGCTGGCGGACTACGACAAGTACAGCGACAACCTGATAGAGGAGCCGCCGGAGGCGAAAGAGATGCTCAAAAAAGAGGCCGAAGGCACAGCCCAGGTCGAGGAAAAAGCTTGA
- the deoC gene encoding deoxyribose-phosphate aldolase, which produces MADHIDIAGYIDHTNLKAYATADDIKRLCDEAVEYGFYAVCVNPYRVKLARDYLREKGADVKVASVIGFPLGATPTEVKVFEARKALEDGADELDMVINIGALKDGDYEYVKNDIAEVVKVAHERGAKVKVIIETCYLTEEEKVKACELAKEAGADFVKTSTGFGTGGATVEDVRLMRKVVGPEMGVKAAGGIRTYEQALEMIEAGATRIGTSSGIKIVEGAPK; this is translated from the coding sequence ATGGCTGATCACATCGATATTGCGGGGTATATCGACCATACGAACCTGAAGGCCTATGCTACCGCCGATGACATTAAGAGGCTCTGCGATGAGGCCGTTGAGTACGGTTTCTACGCCGTTTGCGTCAATCCCTACAGGGTCAAGCTGGCCAGGGACTATCTCCGCGAGAAGGGTGCCGATGTAAAGGTCGCGAGCGTAATAGGCTTCCCGCTCGGGGCGACCCCAACGGAGGTCAAGGTCTTCGAGGCGAGGAAAGCGCTGGAAGACGGTGCCGACGAGCTCGACATGGTCATCAACATAGGCGCGCTCAAGGACGGGGACTACGAGTACGTGAAAAACGACATAGCCGAGGTCGTCAAGGTCGCCCACGAGAGGGGCGCGAAGGTTAAGGTCATCATCGAGACCTGCTACCTCACCGAGGAGGAGAAGGTGAAGGCCTGTGAGCTGGCCAAAGAAGCTGGAGCGGACTTTGTGAAGACCTCAACGGGCTTCGGAACCGGTGGGGCCACCGTTGAGGACGTCAGGCTCATGAGAAAGGTGGTCGGCCCGGAGATGGGCGTCAAGGCCGCCGGCGGAATAAGAACCTACGAGCAGGCGCTGGAGATGATAGAGGCCGGCGCGACTAGGATTGGAACGTCGAGCGGAATAAAGATTGTGGAGGGAGCCCCGAAATGA
- the eno gene encoding phosphopyruvate hydratase — protein sequence MENPFEITGVVAREILDSRGNPTVEVEVYTPISMGRAAVPSGASTGTHEALELRDGGKRYHGKGVRRAVENVNKIIAPEIVGMDVTWQRDIDSLMLELDGTENKSNLGANAILGVSLAVAKAAANALGLPLYQYIGGTNAYVMPVPMSNVINGGVHAGNELDFQEFMIMPVGAGSFREGIMWVSETYHVLKKVIAEKYGKNAVNVGDEGGFAPPMKEATEPLEVLIKAIEEAGYKPGDEIAFALDAASSEFFHPDKDKYVVSGKEYDRGELLELYRELVSAYPIVSIEDPFHEEDWEGFVMITRELGDKIQIVGDDLFVTNPKRIRKGIEMGAANALLLKVNQIGTLSEAIDAAYTSFRAGYGVVVSHRSGETEDSTIADLAVALNAGQIKTGAPARSDRNAKYNQLIRIEEELEGIAVYPGRKFRNPFL from the coding sequence ATGGAGAACCCCTTTGAGATAACCGGAGTCGTCGCCAGGGAAATACTCGACAGCAGGGGAAACCCAACCGTTGAGGTCGAGGTCTACACCCCGATAAGCATGGGAAGAGCGGCCGTCCCGAGCGGAGCTTCAACCGGAACCCACGAGGCCCTTGAGCTCCGCGACGGCGGGAAGCGCTACCACGGGAAAGGTGTTAGAAGGGCCGTCGAGAACGTCAACAAGATAATCGCGCCCGAGATAGTCGGCATGGACGTCACCTGGCAGAGGGACATTGACAGCCTCATGCTCGAGCTCGACGGCACCGAGAACAAGAGCAACCTCGGCGCCAACGCAATTCTCGGCGTTTCTCTGGCCGTTGCCAAGGCCGCTGCCAACGCGCTCGGACTTCCGCTCTACCAGTACATCGGCGGAACCAACGCCTACGTCATGCCCGTCCCGATGAGCAACGTCATCAACGGCGGCGTTCACGCGGGCAACGAGCTCGACTTCCAGGAGTTCATGATAATGCCCGTTGGGGCCGGCTCCTTCAGGGAGGGCATCATGTGGGTCAGCGAGACCTACCACGTCCTCAAGAAGGTCATAGCCGAGAAGTACGGAAAGAACGCGGTCAACGTCGGTGACGAGGGCGGCTTCGCCCCGCCGATGAAGGAAGCCACCGAGCCGCTCGAGGTTCTCATCAAGGCCATCGAGGAGGCAGGTTACAAACCGGGCGACGAGATAGCCTTCGCCCTCGATGCGGCATCGAGCGAGTTCTTCCACCCGGACAAGGACAAGTACGTCGTCAGCGGCAAGGAGTACGACAGGGGCGAGCTTCTCGAGCTCTACCGCGAGCTGGTCTCGGCCTACCCGATAGTCTCCATTGAGGACCCGTTCCACGAGGAGGACTGGGAAGGCTTCGTCATGATAACCAGGGAACTCGGAGACAAGATACAGATAGTTGGCGACGACCTCTTCGTCACCAACCCGAAGAGGATAAGGAAGGGCATCGAAATGGGCGCCGCCAACGCGCTTCTCCTCAAGGTGAACCAGATTGGAACCCTCAGCGAGGCCATCGATGCGGCCTACACGTCCTTCAGGGCCGGCTACGGCGTTGTCGTCTCCCACCGCTCCGGAGAGACCGAGGATTCAACCATAGCCGACCTCGCCGTTGCCCTCAACGCCGGCCAGATAAAGACGGGCGCCCCAGCGAGGAGCGACAGGAACGCCAAGTACAACCAGCTCATACGCATAGAGGAGGAGCTTGAGGGCATAGCTGTCTATCCGGGCAGGAAGTTCCGCAACCCGTTCCTCTGA
- the trxB gene encoding thioredoxin-disulfide reductase, with protein sequence MFSLGGFSRGGEYENKTWDVLIIGAGPAGFTAAIYAARFGLETLILSKDLGGNMALTDMIENYPGFPEGISGSELTNRMHEHVKRLGVDIVFDEVERIDPAECAYYEGPCKFTVKTKNGKEYKAKTIIITVGAAPRKLHVPGEEEFTGRGVSYCATCDGPLFKGKKVVVVGGGNTALQEALYLKSIGVDVTLVHRREEFRADKILQDRFKESGIPAILNTVVTEIKGDGKVEAVKLKNRVTGEETEMAVDGVFIFIGYEPKTDFVKHLGITDEYGYIPVDMHMRTKMKGIFAAGDITNVFKQIAVAVGQGAIAANSAKELIDEWNSKVVE encoded by the coding sequence ATGTTCAGTCTGGGAGGATTCTCACGCGGAGGCGAGTACGAGAACAAGACCTGGGACGTGCTCATCATAGGCGCAGGACCTGCAGGATTCACCGCGGCGATATACGCGGCGCGCTTCGGCCTTGAGACGCTGATACTCAGCAAGGACCTCGGAGGAAACATGGCGCTGACGGACATGATAGAGAACTACCCCGGATTCCCCGAGGGAATCAGCGGTTCCGAGCTGACGAACAGGATGCACGAACACGTCAAGAGGCTCGGCGTTGATATCGTCTTCGACGAGGTCGAGAGGATTGACCCGGCGGAGTGCGCCTACTACGAGGGCCCGTGCAAGTTCACGGTGAAGACCAAGAACGGCAAGGAGTACAAGGCGAAGACCATAATCATAACCGTTGGCGCCGCGCCGAGGAAGCTCCACGTTCCGGGCGAGGAGGAGTTCACCGGAAGGGGCGTTTCCTACTGTGCCACCTGCGACGGCCCGCTCTTCAAGGGCAAGAAGGTTGTCGTCGTCGGCGGCGGAAACACGGCCCTTCAGGAGGCGCTCTACCTCAAGAGCATAGGCGTAGATGTCACGCTCGTCCACAGGCGCGAGGAGTTCAGGGCCGACAAGATACTCCAGGACAGGTTCAAGGAGAGCGGCATTCCGGCGATACTCAACACCGTCGTGACCGAAATCAAGGGCGACGGCAAGGTCGAGGCCGTCAAGCTGAAGAACCGCGTCACGGGCGAGGAGACCGAGATGGCGGTCGATGGAGTCTTCATCTTCATCGGCTACGAGCCCAAGACCGACTTCGTCAAGCACCTCGGAATAACCGACGAGTACGGCTACATCCCAGTGGACATGCACATGCGCACGAAGATGAAGGGAATCTTCGCGGCGGGCGATATAACCAACGTCTTCAAGCAGATCGCCGTTGCCGTCGGCCAGGGCGCCATTGCCGCCAACTCGGCGAAGGAGCTCATTGACGAGTGGAACTCAAAGGTCGTGGAGTGA
- a CDS encoding family 4B encapsulin nanocompartment shell protein, with translation MKEVRDLLNKAIRELREEGLEPDILLVGPHFIEYAVEQLRECRFKIYKIDELGYDAVVADSSYLGQVKRASRRISVEPLLVENEMWEEIRKLEV, from the coding sequence ATGAAGGAGGTACGCGACCTCCTGAACAAGGCCATCCGGGAGCTCCGGGAGGAGGGCCTCGAGCCCGACATACTCCTCGTTGGCCCCCACTTCATCGAGTACGCCGTTGAGCAGCTGCGCGAGTGCAGGTTCAAGATATACAAGATAGACGAACTGGGCTACGACGCCGTCGTCGCGGACTCCAGCTACCTCGGCCAGGTGAAGCGCGCCTCAAGGAGGATATCGGTCGAGCCCCTGCTCGTCGAGAACGAGATGTGGGAAGAAATAAGGAAACTGGAGGTTTAG
- a CDS encoding ferritin family protein has product MGMYDVHEVVEGLSRLSYKDALAYWVEGEKEEAEFYRELARRARDLGLGEELVRTFEKLAEDSLNHAAELEARFRETYGNAPRSDLPPLEVLPVLEEFERADQLEEVLKAAMESELIAHESYKLLAERVDDERLRELYAKLADVERGHYEMLLERYEELKKRR; this is encoded by the coding sequence ATGGGAATGTACGACGTTCACGAGGTCGTTGAGGGCCTTTCAAGGCTGAGTTACAAGGACGCCCTCGCGTACTGGGTAGAGGGCGAGAAGGAGGAGGCGGAATTCTACCGCGAGCTCGCGAGACGCGCCCGGGACCTGGGTCTCGGGGAGGAGCTGGTGAGGACATTCGAGAAGCTGGCCGAGGACTCGCTGAACCATGCCGCCGAACTTGAGGCCCGGTTCAGGGAGACCTACGGGAACGCCCCGAGGAGCGACCTCCCCCCACTCGAGGTTCTTCCGGTCCTCGAGGAGTTCGAGAGGGCCGACCAGCTGGAGGAGGTTTTGAAGGCTGCCATGGAGAGCGAGCTGATAGCCCACGAATCCTACAAGCTGCTCGCGGAGAGGGTCGACGACGAGCGGCTGAGGGAGCTCTACGCCAAACTGGCCGACGTTGAGCGGGGACACTACGAGATGCTCCTGGAGAGGTACGAAGAATTGAAAAAGAGAAGATGA
- a CDS encoding ECF transporter S component, with translation MTELTEMLKPYGPYVLAAVTLLYVAYLFMNRKKFRSASVLALSAVMAAVVGVTTAFITIATPATGGYLNFGDTMVMFSAMAFGPVIGVFAGGVGSALGDIIAGYPGWAPITLVVKGLEGLAIGYIARRSDNVSTLVIAGLIGGIIMVSGYFAFEAYMYGIPAAATEVPVNIVQAVTGVLVGTLLAQAIKKRYPEIEDLI, from the coding sequence ATGACTGAGCTGACCGAGATGCTCAAACCGTACGGACCGTACGTTCTCGCCGCGGTCACCCTGCTCTACGTCGCGTACCTGTTTATGAACAGGAAGAAGTTCAGGAGCGCCAGCGTCCTCGCCCTCTCGGCCGTTATGGCAGCGGTGGTCGGCGTCACCACGGCGTTCATAACGATAGCCACCCCCGCGACCGGCGGCTACCTCAACTTCGGCGACACCATGGTCATGTTCTCGGCAATGGCCTTTGGCCCCGTCATCGGCGTCTTCGCGGGCGGCGTTGGTTCGGCTCTCGGAGACATAATAGCGGGCTATCCGGGATGGGCGCCGATAACCCTCGTTGTCAAGGGGCTTGAGGGCCTCGCCATCGGCTACATCGCCAGAAGGAGCGACAACGTCTCGACGCTGGTGATAGCCGGCCTGATAGGCGGAATAATAATGGTCTCCGGATACTTTGCCTTCGAGGCCTACATGTACGGTATTCCCGCGGCCGCCACAGAGGTGCCAGTAAACATAGTCCAGGCTGTCACAGGCGTCCTGGTGGGCACGCTCCTGGCCCAGGCGATAAAGAAGAGATACCCGGAGATAGAGGACCTCATCTAA